The Nicotiana tabacum cultivar K326 chromosome 14, ASM71507v2, whole genome shotgun sequence genome contains a region encoding:
- the LOC107788655 gene encoding histidine-containing phosphotransfer protein 1 produces the protein MEVGQLQRSFIEYMGSLFNEGFLDAQFSQLQQLQDESNPDFVVEVVSLFFEDSERLLNDLTMALDQPNVDFKLVDAHVHQLKGSSSSIGAQRVKNCCVPFRNVCEEQNTEACLRCLQQIKQEYLLVKNKLQTLFELEQQIVAAGGAIPMMQ, from the exons ATGGAAGTGGGTCAATTGCAGAGGAGCTTTATTGAATACATGGGCTCTTTGTTTAATGAG GGATTCTTGGATGCTCAATTTAGTCAGCTTCAGCAATTGCAAGATGAAAGTAACCCTGATTTTGTAGTTGAAGTTGTATCTCTTTTCTTTGAAGATTCTGAAAGACTTCTCAATGATCTCACTATGGCTTT AGATCAGCCCAATGTGGACTTTAAGCTGGTTGATGCTCATGTTCATCAGCTCAAAGGTAGCAGCTCCAG TATTGGTGCTCAGAGAGTGAAGAATTGCTGCGTCCCTTTCCGTAACGTCTGCGAAGAACAGAACACTGAAGC GTGCTTGAGATGCTTGCAACAAATAAAACAGGAGTACTTGCTTGTGAAGAACAAGCTTCAAACTTTATTTGAG TTGGAGCAACAGATTGTAGCAGCTGGAGGAGCGATTCCGATGATGCAATAA